The following nucleotide sequence is from Melioribacteraceae bacterium.
TTGGCACAATTAGTTTACCAACTTCTTTATCCTTCAAAAGTTTAGTGAGAATTCTCACATAAACCATTGTAGTGGAAACTTCTCTATCATCGGTTCCTTTATAAAATTCTTCAAATAATTCTTCTGATGGAGTTTGGATAGACTGATTTTTTACAACTCTTTTCGGTACATAACCGCCAAGTGCTTTTCTTCTTTCTTTCAGATATTTTATTTCTGCGCTGTCTTCGGAAGGACGATAAAACGGAGCTTTTGAAACATCTTCATCAGAAATAGGAATACCAAAACGAGTTCTAAATTCTCCGAGTTCTTCTTCGTTTAATTTTTTCTGTTGATGTGTAATATTTTTTCCTTCACCGGCTTCACCTAGTCCGTATCCTTTAATTGTCTTCGCAAGGATGACCGTCGGCTTTCCGTTATTATTTTCGACGGCGGTTTTATAAGCGGCATAAACTTTTTCGGGATCATGTCCGCCGCGTTTCATTTTTTGTAATTGTTCATCGGAGAGATCTTTAACTAATTCTTTTAACTCGGGATATTTTCCCCAGAAATTTTCTCTTATGTATGATCCATCTTCGACAATATACTTTTGCGATTCACCGTCAATCATTTCATTCATTCGTTTAACCAGTAAACCTGTTTTATCATTTTCAAGAAGCGGATCCCAATCACTTCCCCAAACAACTTTAATTACATTCCAACCGGCACCACGAAATCCTGCTTCTAATTCCTGAATAATTTTTGAATTACCACGAACCGGTCCGTCTAATCTTTGTAAGTTGCAGTTAATCACAAAAATCAGATTATCTAATTTTTCACGAACTGCAAGAGAAATTGCACCAAGAGTTTCTGGTTCATCTGTTTCACCGTCGCCAAGAAATGCCCAAACTTTTGCACCTGTATCTTTCTTAAGTCCGCGATCTTCCAAATATCTATTAAACCTAGCTTGATAAATTGCTTGAATAGGACCAAGTCCCATTGATACAGTTGGGAATTCCCAAAAATCCGGCATTAGCCAAGGGTGTGGATAAGATGAAAGTCCACCACCGGGTTTTAGTTCTCGTCTAAAATTTTCTAATTGTTCAACCGATAATCTTCCTTCAAGAAAAGCTCTTGCATAAATTCCGGGTGCGGCATGACCTTGGAAATAGATCATGTCACCTTCGTTATTATCATCTTTGCCTCTGAAAAAATGATTGAACCCGATTTCATACAAAGTTGCAGCAGAAGCATATGTTGATATATGTCCGCCTATTCCTGGTTCTTCACGATTTGCACGGACAACCATTGCCATTGCATTCCAACGAATTAAACTTTTTATTCGGCGTTCAATTTCTCTTCCTCCCGGGAAATGTGGTTGTTGACTTCTAGGGATGGTATTGATGTATGGTGTATTTGCAGTGAAAGGTAATTCCACGCCGGATTCATGTGCATATGTATCTAAATCGTGAAGTAATTCTTTTACACGTTCCGGACCATATGCTTGTAAAATATACTCAAGTGACTCTAACCATTCCTTTCTTTCAATATCTTTAAGATTCTCTGCACCATTGTTTTTGTTATCAGCCATAAT
It contains:
- the aceE gene encoding pyruvate dehydrogenase (acetyl-transferring), homodimeric type yields the protein MADNKNNGAENLKDIERKEWLESLEYILQAYGPERVKELLHDLDTYAHESGVELPFTANTPYINTIPRSQQPHFPGGREIERRIKSLIRWNAMAMVVRANREEPGIGGHISTYASAATLYEIGFNHFFRGKDDNNEGDMIYFQGHAAPGIYARAFLEGRLSVEQLENFRRELKPGGGLSSYPHPWLMPDFWEFPTVSMGLGPIQAIYQARFNRYLEDRGLKKDTGAKVWAFLGDGETDEPETLGAISLAVREKLDNLIFVINCNLQRLDGPVRGNSKIIQELEAGFRGAGWNVIKVVWGSDWDPLLENDKTGLLVKRMNEMIDGESQKYIVEDGSYIRENFWGKYPELKELVKDLSDEQLQKMKRGGHDPEKVYAAYKTAVENNNGKPTVILAKTIKGYGLGEAGEGKNITHQQKKLNEEELGEFRTRFGIPISDEDVSKAPFYRPSEDSAEIKYLKERRKALGGYVPKRVVKNQSIQTPSEELFEEFYKGTDDREVSTTMVYVRILTKLLKDKEVGKLIVPIVPDEARTFGMESLFRQIGIYAHGGQLYEPVDRDSLLYYKEAKNGQILEEGITEAGAMSSFIAAGTSYANHGVNTIPFFTYYSMFGFQRIGDLAWAAADMRCKGFLVGATAGRTTLAGEGLQHQDGNSHLLAYPIPNLKAYDPAYAYELAIIIREGIYRMYEKQEDLFYYVTVMNESYVQPTMPKAATKEGILKGMYKFSESKKKSVKAKAHLLGSGTILNEVRKAAEILEKQYAVAVDVWSVTSYKELHLDIMDTERFNRMNPTKKAKDPYIKEITNDEKGVFVSASDYVQILSDAISRYLPGKYASLGTFGFGRSEGRASLRDFFEVDAKHIVYATLHTLVQDGKLKADVLKKSVKDLGINLDKPNPTKS